The proteins below come from a single Aegilops tauschii subsp. strangulata cultivar AL8/78 chromosome 6, Aet v6.0, whole genome shotgun sequence genomic window:
- the LOC109735787 gene encoding disease resistance protein PIK6-NP, producing the protein MAEAVLGPLVGRLQELVMSEARAMVAVNEDVRSLRDKLMWMQAFLRDAEPRRRANNDELIRVCLQQTRDVVFDTEDAVDQYFFRIDLSRYPSWSHTIVRVFRDFFTQVRVRSDLSKRIKLINTRFESIIDNKGKYKIDDGSETMPVTTWRPSTAISATAEKL; encoded by the exons ATGGCGGAGGCGGTGTTGGGGCCGCTGGTGGGGAGACTGCAGGAGCTGGTGATGAGCGAGGCGCGGGCGATGGTGGCGGTGAACGAGGACGTCCGGAGCCTCCGCGACAAGCTCATGTGGATGCAGGCCTTCCTCCGCGACGCCGAGCCGCGGCGGCGCGCCAACAACGACGAGCTCATCAGGGTGTGCCTGCAGCAGACCCGCGACGTCGTCTTCGACACCGAGGACGCCGTCGATCAGTATTTCTTCCGAATCGACCTCTCGAG GTATCCAAGTTGGAGCCATACCATTGTCAGAGTCTTCCGCGACTTCTTCACACAAGTGCGTGTGCGGAGCGACCTTTCAAAGAGGATCAAATTGATCAACACAAGGTTTGAGAGCATCATTGATAACAAGGGCAAGTACAAAATCGATGATGGAAGTGAAACCATGCCAGTCACCACTTGGAGACCATCCACTGCCATCTCAGCTACTGCTGAAAAGTTGTGA